The following proteins are encoded in a genomic region of Musa acuminata AAA Group cultivar baxijiao chromosome BXJ2-11, Cavendish_Baxijiao_AAA, whole genome shotgun sequence:
- the LOC103972280 gene encoding ATP-dependent zinc metalloprotease FTSH 8, mitochondrial isoform X2 codes for MSFASLGRSLLRSARSRSPRVTARRSLLPLLPVALSNGNNGARPVLSGEALLHKPCIGYENVAGTRGYLTSLGANKAVGVGNRLLDWRFLLANPNFRRFFSSGNPNKKNYENYFPKDKKEIPKGNANNKSDPKGDSSTEDHGNFQENFMKQWQSLITPLIFIGLLFSSFSRGSFDQKEISFQEFKNKLLEAGLVDHIVVSNKSVAKVYVKKSPQINNQTQDNEIHGPTTDVSSRHAPSRYKYYFNIGSVESFEEKMEEAQEALGMDPHDYIPVTYVSEVIWYQELLKFAPTAFLLGFIYFMGKRFQGGLSVGGGTRKGNRGIFNIGKAHVTKMDKNSKNKVFFKDVAGCDEAKQEIMEFVHFLQNPKKYEELGAKIPKGALLVGPPGTGKTLLAKATAGESGVPFLSISGSDFMEMFVGVGPARVRNLFQEARQCAPSIIFIDEIDAIGRARGRGGFSGSNDERESTLNQLLVEMDGFGTTSGVVVLAGTNRPDILDKALLRPGRFDRQITIDKPDIKGREQIFRIYLKKIKLDNDPSFYSERLAALTPGFAGADIANVCNEAALIAARSEETQVTMHHFEAAIDRIIGGLEKKNKVISKLERRTVAYHEAGHAVTGWFLEHAEPLLKVTIVPRGTAALGFAQYVPNENLLMTKEQLFDMTCMTLGGHASEEVLLGKISTGAQNDLEKVTKMTYAQVAVYGFSDKVGLLSFPQREDGFEMTKPYSNKTGAIIDTEVREWISKAYERTVELIKEHKDHVAQIAELLLKKEVLHQDDLAQVLGERPFKLTEPTNYDRFKQGFQEATEKKSQETLEGSIVADGDGSSSLDGEVVPT; via the exons ACTTCTTCCT GTTGCATTATCCAACGGTAACAATGGTGCGCGGCCCGTGCTCTCCGGCGAAGCACTCCTTCATAAGCCTTGCATTGGATACGAGAACGTCGCCGGGACGAGGGGTTACCTGACTTCTCTTGGAGCGAATAAGGCCGTCGGCGTTGGGAACCGGCTATTGGATTGGCGGTTCCTGCTAGCGAATCCTAATTTTAGGCGGTTCTTCTCCAGTGGAAATCCGAACAAGAAAA ATTACGAGAACTACTTCCCAAAAGATAAGAAGGAAATCCCAAAAGGGAATGCAAATAACAAATCGGATCCAAAAG GGGATTCAAGCACAGAAGATCATGGAAATTTCCAGGAGAATTTTATGAAGCAGTGGCAAAGTCTTATCACCCCTCTTATATTTATTGGCTTGTTGTTTTCATCTTTTTCTAGAGGTTCCTTTGACCAGAAAGAG attagttttcaagagTTCAAAAACAAGTTATTGGAAGCAGGTTtagttgatcatattgttgtatCCAATAAATCAGTCGCCAAAGTTTATGTCAAGAAATCTCCTCAAATAAACAATCAAACACAAGACAATGAAATTCATGGTCCAACAACCGATGTTTCTAGCAGACATGCTCCCAGCCGTTACAAGTACTATTTCAACATTGGAAGCGTGGAATCATTTGAAGAAAAAATGGAGGAGGCTCAGGAAGCATTGGGCATGGACCCACATGATTATATTCCTGTGACTTATGTCTCAGAAGTAATTTGGTATCAGGAGCTGCTGAAATTTGCACCAACGGCTTTCCTTCTTGGTTTTATCTACTTTATGGGGAAAAGATTTCAGGGTGGACTTAGCGTGGGAGGCGGCACAAGAAAGGGAAATCGAGGTATTTTTAACATTGGAAAAGCTCATGTGACTAAGATGGATAAGAATTCAAAAAATAAG GTGTTTTTCAAAGATGTTGCTGGCTGTGATGAAGCTAAACAGGAAATAATGGAGTTTGTGCACTTCCTTCAAAATCCTAAGAAGTATGAGGAACTGGGAGCTAAGATTCCTAAAGGAGCCCTTCTTGTAGGTCCTCCTGGTACAGGAAAGACACTTCTAGCGAAAGCAACTGCAGGTGAATCTGGTGTGCCATTTCTATCAATTTCTGGTTCAGATTTCATGGAAATGTTTGTTGGCGTTGGACCGGCCAGGGTGAGAAACTTGTTTCAAGAAGCTAGACAGTGTGCTCCTAGTATAATTTTCATTGATGAAATTGATGCTATTGGTCGAGCAAGAGGTCGTGGAGGTTTTTCAGGTTCAAATGATGAACGAGAAAGCACACTGAACCAGTTGCTTGTGGAAATGGATGGATTTGGAACCACCTCAGGAGTAGTTGTGCTTGCTGGTACCAATAGACCTGATATATTGGATAAGGCCTTACTAAGACCTGGCCGATTTGATCGCCAAATAACAATTGATAAGCCTGATATAAAAGGTCGAGAGCAGATCTTTCGCATTTATCTTAAAAAGATCAAGCTTGATAATGATCCATCATTTTACTCCGAGAGATTAGCTGCTCTCACTCCTGGATTTGCTGGTGCTGACATTGCCAATGTTTGTAATGAGGCTGCTTTGATTGCTGCAAGAAGTGAAGAAACACAAGTTACGATGCATCATTTTGAGGCTGCTATTGATAGGATTATTGGTGGATTGGAGAAGAAAAATAAG GTAATTAGCAAGTTGGAACGTCGGACTGTTGCTTACCATGAAGCAGGTCATGCTGTCACTGGATGGTTTTTGGAGCATGCGGAGCCCCTTCTGAAAGTCACTATTGTTCCTCGTGGAACTGCTGCtctgggttttgctcaatatGTGCCTAATGAAAATCTTTTAATGACTAAAGAGCAGCTCTTTGACATGACATGTATGACTCTAGGTGGCCATGCATCTGAAGAG GTTTTGTTAGGAAAAATCTCCACTGGAGCAcagaatgacttggagaaagtgacAAAAATGACCTATGCCCAGGTTGCAGTCTATGGTTTTAGTGACAAGGTCGGTCTCCTTTCTTTTCCCCAGAGAGAGGATGGTTTTGAAATGACGAAGCCCTATAGCAACAAGACTGGAGCCATCATTGACACTGAGGTGAGGGAATGGATCTCCAAGGCTTACGAGAGGACGGTTGAGCTGATAAAGGAGCACAAAGATCACGTGGCACAGATTGCGGAGCTCCTCCTCAAGAAGGAAGTGCTGCACCAGGATGACTTGGCACAGGTCCTAGGTGAGCGGCCATTCAAATTAACTGAGCCTACAAATTACGATAGGTTTAAGCAAGGGTTCCAAGAAGCAACTGAGAAGAAAAGCCAAGAGACTTTGGAGGGTTCCATAGTTGCGGATGGTGAtgggtcatcatcacttgatggGGAGGTCGTTCCTAC CTGA
- the LOC103972280 gene encoding ATP-dependent zinc metalloprotease FTSH 8, mitochondrial isoform X1 — MSFASLGRSLLRSARSRSPRVTARRSLLPLLPVALSNGNNGARPVLSGEALLHKPCIGYENVAGTRGYLTSLGANKAVGVGNRLLDWRFLLANPNFRRFFSSGNPNKKNYENYFPKDKKEIPKGNANNKSDPKGDSSTEDHGNFQENFMKQWQSLITPLIFIGLLFSSFSRGSFDQKEISFQEFKNKLLEAGLVDHIVVSNKSVAKVYVKKSPQINNQTQDNEIHGPTTDVSSRHAPSRYKYYFNIGSVESFEEKMEEAQEALGMDPHDYIPVTYVSEVIWYQELLKFAPTAFLLGFIYFMGKRFQGGLSVGGGTRKGNRGIFNIGKAHVTKMDKNSKNKVFFKDVAGCDEAKQEIMEFVHFLQNPKKYEELGAKIPKGALLVGPPGTGKTLLAKATAGESGVPFLSISGSDFMEMFVGVGPARVRNLFQEARQCAPSIIFIDEIDAIGRARGRGGFSGSNDERESTLNQLLVEMDGFGTTSGVVVLAGTNRPDILDKALLRPGRFDRQITIDKPDIKGREQIFRIYLKKIKLDNDPSFYSERLAALTPGFAGADIANVCNEAALIAARSEETQVTMHHFEAAIDRIIGGLEKKNKVISKLERRTVAYHEAGHAVTGWFLEHAEPLLKVTIVPRGTAALGFAQYVPNENLLMTKEQLFDMTCMTLGGHASEEVLLGKISTGAQNDLEKVTKMTYAQVAVYGFSDKVGLLSFPQREDGFEMTKPYSNKTGAIIDTEVREWISKAYERTVELIKEHKDHVAQIAELLLKKEVLHQDDLAQVLGERPFKLTEPTNYDRFKQGFQEATEKKSQETLEGSIVADGDGSSSLDGEVVPT; from the exons ACTTCTTCCT GTTGCATTATCCAACGGTAACAATGGTGCGCGGCCCGTGCTCTCCGGCGAAGCACTCCTTCATAAGCCTTGCATTGGATACGAGAACGTCGCCGGGACGAGGGGTTACCTGACTTCTCTTGGAGCGAATAAGGCCGTCGGCGTTGGGAACCGGCTATTGGATTGGCGGTTCCTGCTAGCGAATCCTAATTTTAGGCGGTTCTTCTCCAGTGGAAATCCGAACAAGAAAA ATTACGAGAACTACTTCCCAAAAGATAAGAAGGAAATCCCAAAAGGGAATGCAAATAACAAATCGGATCCAAAAG GGGATTCAAGCACAGAAGATCATGGAAATTTCCAGGAGAATTTTATGAAGCAGTGGCAAAGTCTTATCACCCCTCTTATATTTATTGGCTTGTTGTTTTCATCTTTTTCTAGAGGTTCCTTTGACCAGAAAGAG attagttttcaagagTTCAAAAACAAGTTATTGGAAGCAGGTTtagttgatcatattgttgtatCCAATAAATCAGTCGCCAAAGTTTATGTCAAGAAATCTCCTCAAATAAACAATCAAACACAAGACAATGAAATTCATGGTCCAACAACCGATGTTTCTAGCAGACATGCTCCCAGCCGTTACAAGTACTATTTCAACATTGGAAGCGTGGAATCATTTGAAGAAAAAATGGAGGAGGCTCAGGAAGCATTGGGCATGGACCCACATGATTATATTCCTGTGACTTATGTCTCAGAAGTAATTTGGTATCAGGAGCTGCTGAAATTTGCACCAACGGCTTTCCTTCTTGGTTTTATCTACTTTATGGGGAAAAGATTTCAGGGTGGACTTAGCGTGGGAGGCGGCACAAGAAAGGGAAATCGAGGTATTTTTAACATTGGAAAAGCTCATGTGACTAAGATGGATAAGAATTCAAAAAATAAG GTGTTTTTCAAAGATGTTGCTGGCTGTGATGAAGCTAAACAGGAAATAATGGAGTTTGTGCACTTCCTTCAAAATCCTAAGAAGTATGAGGAACTGGGAGCTAAGATTCCTAAAGGAGCCCTTCTTGTAGGTCCTCCTGGTACAGGAAAGACACTTCTAGCGAAAGCAACTGCAGGTGAATCTGGTGTGCCATTTCTATCAATTTCTGGTTCAGATTTCATGGAAATGTTTGTTGGCGTTGGACCGGCCAGGGTGAGAAACTTGTTTCAAGAAGCTAGACAGTGTGCTCCTAGTATAATTTTCATTGATGAAATTGATGCTATTGGTCGAGCAAGAGGTCGTGGAGGTTTTTCAGGTTCAAATGATGAACGAGAAAGCACACTGAACCAGTTGCTTGTGGAAATGGATGGATTTGGAACCACCTCAGGAGTAGTTGTGCTTGCTGGTACCAATAGACCTGATATATTGGATAAGGCCTTACTAAGACCTGGCCGATTTGATCGCCAAATAACAATTGATAAGCCTGATATAAAAGGTCGAGAGCAGATCTTTCGCATTTATCTTAAAAAGATCAAGCTTGATAATGATCCATCATTTTACTCCGAGAGATTAGCTGCTCTCACTCCTGGATTTGCTGGTGCTGACATTGCCAATGTTTGTAATGAGGCTGCTTTGATTGCTGCAAGAAGTGAAGAAACACAAGTTACGATGCATCATTTTGAGGCTGCTATTGATAGGATTATTGGTGGATTGGAGAAGAAAAATAAG GTAATTAGCAAGTTGGAACGTCGGACTGTTGCTTACCATGAAGCAGGTCATGCTGTCACTGGATGGTTTTTGGAGCATGCGGAGCCCCTTCTGAAAGTCACTATTGTTCCTCGTGGAACTGCTGCtctgggttttgctcaatatGTGCCTAATGAAAATCTTTTAATGACTAAAGAGCAGCTCTTTGACATGACATGTATGACTCTAGGTGGCCATGCATCTGAAGAG GTTTTGTTAGGAAAAATCTCCACTGGAGCAcagaatgacttggagaaagtgacAAAAATGACCTATGCCCAGGTTGCAGTCTATGGTTTTAGTGACAAGGTCGGTCTCCTTTCTTTTCCCCAGAGAGAGGATGGTTTTGAAATGACGAAGCCCTATAGCAACAAGACTGGAGCCATCATTGACACTGAGGTGAGGGAATGGATCTCCAAGGCTTACGAGAGGACGGTTGAGCTGATAAAGGAGCACAAAGATCACGTGGCACAGATTGCGGAGCTCCTCCTCAAGAAGGAAGTGCTGCACCAGGATGACTTGGCACAGGTCCTAGGTGAGCGGCCATTCAAATTAACTGAGCCTACAAATTACGATAGGTTTAAGCAAGGGTTCCAAGAAGCAACTGAGAAGAAAAGCCAAGAGACTTTGGAGGGTTCCATAGTTGCGGATGGTGAtgggtcatcatcacttgatggGGAGGTCGTTCCTACGTAA
- the LOC135626880 gene encoding ribonuclease II, chloroplastic/mitochondrial-like gives MSGGGLLRTACHPPLSGFLSLRFFHPRRRRRLSALCGRHRNLGLASSLPSLGFRLDRYGFSERSCYVHSLVESVMEELAVIRATRRIRATAKVGLPSSKELFDAKLEKKTLQKGLLLEFRKDSQKTLLAVVQKPDGKKNWMVCDQNGVICSIKPQQVTYVVPGIEDFDHTDISEFVQKAQGLLDPSILECAWIELSENKRTVTAEELAEIIYGSQESLESYCSHLLLSRDDIYFNVVESKGYCSLYEPRPSIQVEELLKRKLVKESSEKELEEFVHLLLSAKAMPSRSKPSKSSWMTEDKVKRRIESLEAYALDACKNDEQRKTAGSILKAMGLMKTSSAAVNLLIDIGYFPVHVNLDLFKFNIHTEYSEEVLSAAENLLAVSNDLDEGNRKDLTFLKVYAIDVDDADELDDALSATRLPDGRIKLWIHVADPTCLVAPHSILDREAMRRGTSIFLPTATYPMFPEKLAMEGMSLQQGKLCRAVSVSVTLSQDGSIADLAIENSIIRPTYMLTYENATELLHLNLEEEGELRILSEAALLRFQWRCDQGAIDTATIDPRIKVAKPDDPEPSITLYVEDQSNPAMRLVSEMMILCGEVIATFGSCNNISLPYRGQPQSNISASAFSHLPEGPARSAAYLKIMRAAEMNFRKPIRHGVLGLPGYVQFTSPIRRYIDLLAHYQVKAFIRGESLPFSAGELEGMACLVNMHVRVAKRLQSNSLRYWLLEYLRRQERERKFSAMILRLIKDRTAALLLMEVGVQAIAIVSDGKKVGDEIKVTIDEAHPRDDVLSVREV, from the exons ATGAGTGGTGGCGGGTTATTGCGCACCGCCTGCCATCCTCCTCTCTCCGGTTTTCTATCCCTCCGTTTCTTCCaccctcgccgccgccgccgcctttcCGCTCTCTGCGGAAGACACCGTAACCTAGGCCTTGCTTCTTCTTTACCTTCCCTAGGGTTCCGATTGGATCGGTATGGCTTCAGTGAACGGAGCTGCTACGTTCACAGCCTCGTCGAGTCCGTCATGGAGGAATTGGCCGTCATCCGCGCCACCCGGCGGATTCGGGCGACCGCCAA AGTGGGATTACCAAGCAGTAAAGAATTATTTGATGCTAAATTGGAAAAGAAAACCTTGCAGAAAGGATTGTTGCTTGAGTTTAGGAAAGATTCTCAAAAGACATTGCTAGCAGTTGTCCAAAAGCCTGATGGGAAGAAAAATTGGATGGTTTGCGATCAG AATGGAGTGATTTGCTCAATAAAGCCCCAACAAGTCACATACGTGGTACCTGGTATTGAAGACTTTGACCACACAGATATCTCTGAATTTGTTCAGAAAGCTCAGGGTCTCTTA GATCCATCCATTCTGGAGTGTGCTTGGATAGAGctttcagaaaataaaaggacaGTGACAGCTGAGGAATTAGCTGAG ATTATATATGGCAGCCAGGAATCTCTTGAAAGCTACTGTTCCCATCTCTTGTTGTCAAGAGATGACATATATTTTAATGTGGTTGAGAGCAAGGGATATTGTTCTCTATATGAACCACGTCCTAGCATTCAG GTGGAGGAACTCTTAAAAAGGAAGCTTGTCAAAGAGTCTTCAGAGAAGGAACTTGAAGAGTTTGTGCACTTACTATTGTCTGCAAAAGCTATGCCTTCACGGTCTAAACCTTCCAAAAGCTCATGGATGACAGAAGATAAAGTTAAAAGGAGAATTGAATCTCTTGAGGCTTATGCTTTAGATGCGTGCAAAAATGATGAACAACGAAAAACTGCTGGAAGT ATACTCAAGGCAATGGGATTAATGAAGACATCATCTGCTGCAGTTAACCTCCTCATAGATATTGGATACTTCCCTGTGCATGTCAATCTTGACCTCTTTAAGTTCAATATCCACACTGAATACAGCGAAGAAGTTCTGTCAGCCGCCGAAAACCTTCTAGCTGTTTCCAATGATCTTGATGAG GGAAACAGGAAAGATCTTACATTTTTGAAAGTGTATGCCATTGACGTGGATGATGCTGATGAG CTCGATGATGCATTAAGCGCTACAAGGCTACCAGATGGAAGGATAAAACTCTGGATCCATGTTGCTGATCCCACTTGTTTGGTTGCACCTCACAGCATACTTGACCG GGAAGCAATGAGGAGAGGAACCTCCATATTCTTGCCTACTGCTACCTATCCAATGTTCCCAGAGAAGCTTGCAATGGAGGGTATGAGCTTGCAGCAAGGAAAACTATGCAGGGCTGTCAGTGTATCTGTAACATTATCCCAAGATGGAAG CATTGCAGATCTTGCAATAGAGAACTCAATCATTAGACCTACCTATATGTTGACATATGAGAACGCAACCGAGTTACTTCATCTGAATCTAGAAGAGGAGGGTGAGCTCAGGATTCTTTCAGAGGCTGCCTTGCTCAGGTTTCAGTGGCGTTGTGACCAG GGTGCGATAGACACAGCGACAATAGACCCACGAATCAAGGTGGCAAAGCCTGATGATCCTGAACCATCTATAACTCTGTATGTTGAAGATCAATCAAATCCCGCTATGCGTCTTGTATCCGAGATGATGATACTCTGTGGGGAAGTTATAGCCACATTTGGTTCCTGCAACAACATTTCGTTGCCTTACAGAGGCCAGCCCCAATCAAACATCTCGGCATCAGCATTTTCTCATCTCCCTGAAGGACCTGCTAGAAGTGCTGCTTACCTAAAAATTATGCGTGCCGCAGAAATGAACTTTAGGAAACCTATACGCCATGGAGTATTGGGACTCCCTGGTTATGTGCAGTTTACATCTCCAATCCGTAGATATATTGATCTTCTAGCTCACTATCAG GTGAAGGCTTTTATTAGAGGAGAATCTCTACCATTTTCAGCTGGTGAATTGGAGGGAATGGCATGTCTTGTTAACATGCATGTAAGAGTAGCTAAGAGACTTCAAAGTAACAGCTTAAGATATTGGTTACTGGAGTATTTGAGACGACAAGAAAGAGAAAGGAAGTTTTCTGCAATGATCCTTAGGCTCATTAAAGATCGGACAGCAGCCTTGCTTTTGATGGAG GTCGGGGTTCAGGCTATCGCGATTGTTTCAGACGGGAAAAaggttggtgatgagataaaagtTACCATAGATGAAGCTCATCCACGTGATGATGTGCTTTCAGTAAGGGAAGTTTAA
- the LOC103972280 gene encoding ATP-dependent zinc metalloprotease FTSH 8, mitochondrial isoform X3, protein MSFASLGRSLLRSARSRSPRVALSNGNNGARPVLSGEALLHKPCIGYENVAGTRGYLTSLGANKAVGVGNRLLDWRFLLANPNFRRFFSSGNPNKKNYENYFPKDKKEIPKGNANNKSDPKGDSSTEDHGNFQENFMKQWQSLITPLIFIGLLFSSFSRGSFDQKEISFQEFKNKLLEAGLVDHIVVSNKSVAKVYVKKSPQINNQTQDNEIHGPTTDVSSRHAPSRYKYYFNIGSVESFEEKMEEAQEALGMDPHDYIPVTYVSEVIWYQELLKFAPTAFLLGFIYFMGKRFQGGLSVGGGTRKGNRGIFNIGKAHVTKMDKNSKNKVFFKDVAGCDEAKQEIMEFVHFLQNPKKYEELGAKIPKGALLVGPPGTGKTLLAKATAGESGVPFLSISGSDFMEMFVGVGPARVRNLFQEARQCAPSIIFIDEIDAIGRARGRGGFSGSNDERESTLNQLLVEMDGFGTTSGVVVLAGTNRPDILDKALLRPGRFDRQITIDKPDIKGREQIFRIYLKKIKLDNDPSFYSERLAALTPGFAGADIANVCNEAALIAARSEETQVTMHHFEAAIDRIIGGLEKKNKVISKLERRTVAYHEAGHAVTGWFLEHAEPLLKVTIVPRGTAALGFAQYVPNENLLMTKEQLFDMTCMTLGGHASEEVLLGKISTGAQNDLEKVTKMTYAQVAVYGFSDKVGLLSFPQREDGFEMTKPYSNKTGAIIDTEVREWISKAYERTVELIKEHKDHVAQIAELLLKKEVLHQDDLAQVLGERPFKLTEPTNYDRFKQGFQEATEKKSQETLEGSIVADGDGSSSLDGEVVPT, encoded by the exons GTTGCATTATCCAACGGTAACAATGGTGCGCGGCCCGTGCTCTCCGGCGAAGCACTCCTTCATAAGCCTTGCATTGGATACGAGAACGTCGCCGGGACGAGGGGTTACCTGACTTCTCTTGGAGCGAATAAGGCCGTCGGCGTTGGGAACCGGCTATTGGATTGGCGGTTCCTGCTAGCGAATCCTAATTTTAGGCGGTTCTTCTCCAGTGGAAATCCGAACAAGAAAA ATTACGAGAACTACTTCCCAAAAGATAAGAAGGAAATCCCAAAAGGGAATGCAAATAACAAATCGGATCCAAAAG GGGATTCAAGCACAGAAGATCATGGAAATTTCCAGGAGAATTTTATGAAGCAGTGGCAAAGTCTTATCACCCCTCTTATATTTATTGGCTTGTTGTTTTCATCTTTTTCTAGAGGTTCCTTTGACCAGAAAGAG attagttttcaagagTTCAAAAACAAGTTATTGGAAGCAGGTTtagttgatcatattgttgtatCCAATAAATCAGTCGCCAAAGTTTATGTCAAGAAATCTCCTCAAATAAACAATCAAACACAAGACAATGAAATTCATGGTCCAACAACCGATGTTTCTAGCAGACATGCTCCCAGCCGTTACAAGTACTATTTCAACATTGGAAGCGTGGAATCATTTGAAGAAAAAATGGAGGAGGCTCAGGAAGCATTGGGCATGGACCCACATGATTATATTCCTGTGACTTATGTCTCAGAAGTAATTTGGTATCAGGAGCTGCTGAAATTTGCACCAACGGCTTTCCTTCTTGGTTTTATCTACTTTATGGGGAAAAGATTTCAGGGTGGACTTAGCGTGGGAGGCGGCACAAGAAAGGGAAATCGAGGTATTTTTAACATTGGAAAAGCTCATGTGACTAAGATGGATAAGAATTCAAAAAATAAG GTGTTTTTCAAAGATGTTGCTGGCTGTGATGAAGCTAAACAGGAAATAATGGAGTTTGTGCACTTCCTTCAAAATCCTAAGAAGTATGAGGAACTGGGAGCTAAGATTCCTAAAGGAGCCCTTCTTGTAGGTCCTCCTGGTACAGGAAAGACACTTCTAGCGAAAGCAACTGCAGGTGAATCTGGTGTGCCATTTCTATCAATTTCTGGTTCAGATTTCATGGAAATGTTTGTTGGCGTTGGACCGGCCAGGGTGAGAAACTTGTTTCAAGAAGCTAGACAGTGTGCTCCTAGTATAATTTTCATTGATGAAATTGATGCTATTGGTCGAGCAAGAGGTCGTGGAGGTTTTTCAGGTTCAAATGATGAACGAGAAAGCACACTGAACCAGTTGCTTGTGGAAATGGATGGATTTGGAACCACCTCAGGAGTAGTTGTGCTTGCTGGTACCAATAGACCTGATATATTGGATAAGGCCTTACTAAGACCTGGCCGATTTGATCGCCAAATAACAATTGATAAGCCTGATATAAAAGGTCGAGAGCAGATCTTTCGCATTTATCTTAAAAAGATCAAGCTTGATAATGATCCATCATTTTACTCCGAGAGATTAGCTGCTCTCACTCCTGGATTTGCTGGTGCTGACATTGCCAATGTTTGTAATGAGGCTGCTTTGATTGCTGCAAGAAGTGAAGAAACACAAGTTACGATGCATCATTTTGAGGCTGCTATTGATAGGATTATTGGTGGATTGGAGAAGAAAAATAAG GTAATTAGCAAGTTGGAACGTCGGACTGTTGCTTACCATGAAGCAGGTCATGCTGTCACTGGATGGTTTTTGGAGCATGCGGAGCCCCTTCTGAAAGTCACTATTGTTCCTCGTGGAACTGCTGCtctgggttttgctcaatatGTGCCTAATGAAAATCTTTTAATGACTAAAGAGCAGCTCTTTGACATGACATGTATGACTCTAGGTGGCCATGCATCTGAAGAG GTTTTGTTAGGAAAAATCTCCACTGGAGCAcagaatgacttggagaaagtgacAAAAATGACCTATGCCCAGGTTGCAGTCTATGGTTTTAGTGACAAGGTCGGTCTCCTTTCTTTTCCCCAGAGAGAGGATGGTTTTGAAATGACGAAGCCCTATAGCAACAAGACTGGAGCCATCATTGACACTGAGGTGAGGGAATGGATCTCCAAGGCTTACGAGAGGACGGTTGAGCTGATAAAGGAGCACAAAGATCACGTGGCACAGATTGCGGAGCTCCTCCTCAAGAAGGAAGTGCTGCACCAGGATGACTTGGCACAGGTCCTAGGTGAGCGGCCATTCAAATTAACTGAGCCTACAAATTACGATAGGTTTAAGCAAGGGTTCCAAGAAGCAACTGAGAAGAAAAGCCAAGAGACTTTGGAGGGTTCCATAGTTGCGGATGGTGAtgggtcatcatcacttgatggGGAGGTCGTTCCTACGTAA